The following are encoded in a window of Candida dubliniensis CD36 chromosome 4, complete sequence genomic DNA:
- a CDS encoding ubiquitin ligase-binding protein, putatuve (Similar to S. cerevisiae BUL2), translating into MHLPNLVNIKDSSSSSNKAFKRNPSGNPPSYNESISQVSSPISLTPVSSASRVPTLSSSSTRSKTSGNIKNVPYKPSAEQQRQINLLGGGRSPIAELSTVSSHSQTEYFDVLPSFQMFQSILKRDDRQFQEDLSSLPPGYGDVTNSSPTPPTLSPSNSRDRTIDEAIERLNEYGLAQERDEMNNDEYLFEEHDHNNHNNNNNNNTLSPVGSTVNANVHNQNIEVTHDTYGHSPLDNIDKLHKLPHSPIDIQIYVTKQIPQPNANNDLETRLKEYTSGDFVNGYITVINKSHEPVEFGLFTVSLEGTIKSVERNPHATTTTSGLTNKFSKILMKKFLKMYDLNASYGYVQVPNSAGIEYEPFSHDLSDGSVIGLPTDRLLQPNIKYKKFFTFKFPHRLLDNACINSLLPHLLPPPSMGIDRTCFYNRGEGIQLNKALGYGFLNVRGTPMLTKDYSFDDLSISYTIEAKFIDRLNSTEPISHDEINNNNATAAEYVISKNAQYFLRFIPDLKEQVQYCKRFQIGGYPVNGIGGKFMQQYLNKLTWKDIKLQNFEVEKEIDEKLLHMELSPEEVKNKNLIINVNNENTTTNNNKNDNSLRQEFKPPSCEIENNIIITKIPTEIFGKKKKMILSSLVKIGESKLSVIIPDKIIPYASPRLLMKYNNSKQQPQDEEEEELDSLRPVLSHMDEIYNRNKEDIIDSIKLKLEFITTDNNIRAPEIQSVDVNIIFWSYSTDYPIPFELGYDFFYTNENNQDEYIKDPVEITRSNLQNLKDQVSNYISFVKENKISLSRDTFLYLKSIKSLGVKKDTIKDYFQIITDSNLLNHEGSWKVEQLNNNSKGFRYCKDLTIPLTILNKNNVNLLPSFQSCLVGRLYCLQVMVRYKGTNNDQNEFADNIVKVDVPILVG; encoded by the coding sequence ATGCATTTACCCAATTTAGTAAACATAAAGGActcatcatcttcatctaatAAAGCTTTTAAAAGAAACCCATCAGGAAACCCCCCTTCatataatgaatcaatttcacAAGTATCATCGCCGATATCATTGACCCCTGTTTCCTCAGCATCAAGAGTCCCAACACTTTCTAGTTCCAGTACAAGATCGAAAACTTCTGGTAATATAAAGAATGTTCCGTATAAACCATCTGCTGAACAACAAAGACAAATAAATCTATTGGGTGGTGGCAGAAGTCCCATAGCTGAACTTTCTACCGTTTCTAGTCATTCACAAACGGAATATTTTGATGTTTTGCCATCGTTTCAAATGTTCCAAAGTATACTTAAACGAGATGATCGTCAATTCCAAGAAGATTTATCTAGTTTACCACCTGGGTATGGAGATGTCACAAATTCGTCGCCAACTCCTCCCACATTATCTCCTTCAAATTCAAGAGATCGTACTATAGATGAAGCCATTGAAAGGTTAAATGAGTATGGCTTGGCTCAAGAGAGAGACGAAAtgaataatgatgaatatttatttgaagaaCATGatcataataatcataacaacaacaacaataataacacaTTACTGCCGGTTGGTTCAACTGTTAATGCTAATGTAcataatcaaaatattgaagTGACTCACGATACATATGGTCATTCACCACTAGATAACATAGATAAATTGCATAAGTTACCACATTCACCGATAGATATTCAGATCTATGTTACTAAACAAATCCCACAACCAAATGCCAACAATGATTTAGAAACAAgattaaaagaatataCTAGTGGTGATTTTGTCAATGGATATATAACTGTTATCAATAAATCCCATGAACCAGTGGAATTTGGGTTATTTACTGTTTCTTTGGAAGGAACAATAAAATCTGTGGAAAGAAACCCTCATGCAaccactactacttctGGATTAACCAACAAGTTTCtgaaaattttaatgaagaaatttttgaaaatgtaTGATTTAAATGCTTCTTATGGATATGTTCAAGTACCCAATAGTGCTGGGATTGAATATGAACCATTTTCTCATGATTTATCTGATGGTTCAGTTATTGGTTTACCAACAGATCGATTATTACAACCCAATATAAAGTATaagaaatttttcacaTTTAAATTTCCTCATAGATTATTAGATAATGCTTGtataaattcattattaccTCATTTATTACCTCCTCCTTCAATGGGGATAGATAGAACATGTTTTTATAATCGTGGTGAAGGAATACAACTCAATAAAGCTTTAGGATATGGGTTTTTGAATGTACGAGGTACTCCCATGTTAACTAAAGATTATAgttttgatgatttgagTATTTCTTATACAATAGAAGCAAAATTCATTGATAGATTAAATTCTACTGAACCTATATCTcatgatgaaattaataataataatgctACTGCAGCAGAATATGTAATTTCTAAAAATGCTCAATATTTCCTTAGATTTATTCCTGATTTAAAAGAACAAGTTCAATATTGTAAACGATTCCAAATAGGTGGATATCCAGTTAATGGTATTGGTGGGAAATTTATGcaacaatatttgaataaacTTACTTGGAAAGATattaaattacaaaattttgaagttgaaaaagaaattgatgaaaaattgttacATATGGAATTAAGTCCTGAAGAagtgaaaaataaaaatttaattattaatgtcaataatgaaaatactactactaataataataagaatgaTAATAGTTTGAGACAAGAATTTAAACCACCTTCTTGTGAAATAGAgaataatatcattattactaAAATACCTACAGAAATATTTggtaaaaagaaaaaaatgattttatcaTCTTTAGTTAAAATTGGTGAACTGAAATTATCAGTTATAATACCTGATAAAATCATACCGTATGCATCACCAAgattattaatgaaatataataatagcaaacaacaaccacaagacgaagaagaagaagagttGGATTCACTTCGACCGGTTTTGAGTCATATGGATGAAATATATAATCGAAATAAAGaagatattattgattcaataaaattgaaattagaatttattacaactgataataatattcgTGCTCCAGAAATTCAATCAGTAGATgtcaatattatattttggtCATATAGTACTGATTATCCAATTCCATTTGAACTTGGttatgattttttttatactaatgaaaataatcaagATGAATATATTAAAGATCCTGTGGAAATAACTAGAAgtaatttacaaaatttaaaagatcaagtatcaaattatatttcatttgttaaagaaaataaaatttctttaagTCGAGATacatttttatatttgaaatcaattaaatctttaGGAGTTAAAAAAGATACCATTAAAGATTATTTCCAAATAATAACcgattcaaatttattaaatcatgAAGGAAGTTGGAAAgttgaacaattgaataataatagtaagGGTTTCCGTTATTGTAAAGATTTGACAATTCCATTAACAATAttgaataagaataatgtCAATTTGTTACCAAGTTTCCAAAGTTGTCTTGTAGGGAGATTATATTGTTTACAAGTTATGGTCCGTTATAAAGGAACTAATAATGatcaaaatgaatttgCTGATAATATAGTTAAAGTAGATGTACCTATATTAGTAGGATAA
- a CDS encoding arginine-specific carbamoyl-phosphate synthetase, small chain, putative (Similar to S. cerevisiae CPA1;~In S. cerevisiae: catalyzes a step in the synthesis of citrulline, an arginine precursor): MLSATKRYLATAATNKGFTNTTSQLGRATLTIKDGPVFNGYSFGANRNVSGEAVFTTSLVGYPESMTDPSYRGQILCFTQPLIGNYGVPSSTIKDQFNLLKYMESPKVQCIGIVVADAALEYSHWTAVESLQQWCKRSGVAAITGVDTRQLVSYLRDKGSSLGRITIGEEYDADEDAAFEDPGAVNLVHKVTTKAPFHIACPPKYSKGIHIAVLDCGAKENILRCLVERGASLTVFPYDYPIDKIANKFDGIFISNGPGDPTHCSTTVNNLKKIINNHQDLPIFGICLGHQLLALASGAKTIKLKYGNRAHNIPAIDLITGKCHITSQNHGYAVDANTLSENWQPYFTNLNDLSNEGMIHKYQPIFSTQFHPEAKGGPLDTSFLFDKFFDNIDVYKKTNGLNLPVVENSLLVDILPKERVE; this comes from the coding sequence ATGCTTTCTGCTACTAAAAGATATTTAGCCACTGCTGCTACTAACAAAGGTTTTACCAACACCACTTCACAATTAGGAAGAGCAACATTAACTATAAAAGATGGACCTGTTTTCAATGGATATTCATTTGGTGCCAATAGAAATGTTAGTGGTGAAGCTGTTTTCACCACTTCTTTAGTAGGATATCCTGAAAGTATGACTGATCCATCATATCGTGGACAAATTTTATGTTTTACTCAACCATTAATTGGTAATTATGGTGTTCCTTCAAGTACTATTAAAgatcaatttaatttattaaaatatatGGAATCTCCTAAAGTCCAATGTATTGGTATAGTTGTTGCTGATGCAGCATTGGAATATAGTCATTGGACAGCAGTGGAAAGTTTACAACAATGGTGTAAACGTTCTGGTGTTGCTGCCATAACTGGTGTTGATACTAGACAATTGGTGAGTTATTTAAGAGATAAAGGTTCTTCTTTAGGTAGAATCACTATTGGTGAAGAATATGATGCTGATGAAGATGCAGCTTTTGAAGATCCTGGTGCAGTCAATTTAGTCCATAAAGTAACCACAAAGGCCCCATTCCATATTGCATGTCCTCCAAAGTATTCTAAAGGGATTCATATTGCAGTTTTAGATTGTGGTgctaaagaaaatattttacgTTGTCTTGTTGAAAGAGGAGCTTCATTAACTGTTTTCCCATATGATTatccaattgataaaattgcCAATAAATTCGATGGGATATTTATATCTAATGGCCCTGGTGATCCAACTCATTGTTCTACTACggttaataatttaaaaaaaattataaataatcatcaaGATTTACCAATTTTCGGTATATGTTTAGGTCATCAATTATTGGCTTTAGCTAGTGGCGCTAAAActataaaattaaaatatgGTAATAGAGCTCATAATATCCCTGCCATAGATTTGATTACTGGTAAATGTCATATTACATCACAAAATCATGGTTATGCAGTTGATGCTAATACTTTATCAGAAAATTGGCAACCTTATTTTACtaatttgaatgatttgAGTAATGAAGGTATGATTCATAAATATCAACCAATATTTTCTACTCAATTTCATCCAGAAGCAAAAGGTGGTCCATTAGACACttcatttttgtttgataaatttttcgATAATATAGATGTCTATAAAAAGACAAATGGATTAAATTTGCCAGTTGTTGAAAACAGTTTGTTAGTTGATATTTtaccaaaagaaagagtTGAATag
- a CDS encoding subunit of CPF (cleavage and polyadenylation factor), putative (Similar to S. cerevisiae MPE1;~In S. cerevisiae: plays a role in 3' end formation of mRNA via the specific cleavage and polyadenylation of pre-mRNA), which yields MSSVVYYKFLHQKNKSVIHFDGTSISVFDLKKEIITQNQLGSGQDFNLRLYHSEQPDQEYELDQDVIPRSSYVLAKRSPAFVKSGKYNNASRYVTGKPRINRKAITSTISSGQTANSSLSVPIQQLDENATEEDRIKLMFQNQSNAWEQTQEDLAHHKMVFNKPTAASTANKQDDHPPPGYICYRCGKKDHWIKNCPTNNDPNFEGKKIMRTTGIPKSYLKTISREEVESKANTLTTNDNGDVVDSEGNVILITDEGDYAIAMADSKTWQNYQEKLQNAALKSKREYESKLVTEIEKDNKLEFLDPLANTKTVLSPPIVMTPCCTDSTKLQSMKNFNYNQPELERVLIDNDFHCPNCGKADVFLDSVIPNKDLEDKLQEYVSSKEKELNIKDPSKRTAEEMSADDNSGEPDAKKQKIAPATIQPGMFPVGVMPPMPFALPPGVQIPPPPPPGFGMVPPPHFMPPTQVQQFNNNNNNNSGGNPPQ from the coding sequence ATGTCCTCTGTAGTATATTACAAATTCTTGCatcaaaagaataaaagtGTTATACATTTTGATGGAACATCGATAAGtgtatttgatttgaagaAAGAGATCATTACCCAGAATCAATTGGGTTCAGGAcaagatttcaatttaagATTATATCATTCTGAACAACCAGATCAAGAATATGAATTGGATCAAGATGTAATACCTCGATCAAGTTATGTACTAGCTAAACGATCTCCAGCATTTGTAAAACTGGGAAAATACAACAATGCTCTGAGATATGTAACTGGTAAACCAAGAATAAATCGAAAGGCAATTACTTCGACTATTAGTAGTGGACAAACGGCAAATTCATCTCTTTCGGTTCCAATACAACAATTGGATGAAAATGCAACTGAAGAAGAtagaattaaattaatGTTTCAGAATCAATCGAATGCTTGGGAACAAACACAAGAAGATTTGGCTCATCATAAAATGGTATTTAATAAACCCACTGCCGCCAGTACAGCAAATAAGCAAGATGATCATCCGCCACCAGGTTATATTTGTTATCGATGTGGGAAAAAAGATCATTGGATCAAAAATTGTCCTACTAATAATGACCCCAATTTTGAAGGTAAAAAGATTATGAGAACAACTGGTATTCCAAAATCTTATTTGAAAACTATTTCAAGAGAAGAAGTGGAAAGTAAAGCTAATACGCTAACTACAAATGATAATGGTGATGTGGTTGATAGTGAAGGTAATGTGATATTAATTACTGATGAAGGTGATTATGCTATCGCCATGGCTGATTCCAAAACATGGcaaaattatcaagaaaaattgcaaaatgctgctttaaaatcaaagagGGAATATGAACTGAAATTGGTTacagaaattgaaaaggataataaattggaatttttgGATCCATTGGCCAATACTAAAACAGTTTTGTCACCACCAATCGTAATGACCCCATGTTGTACAGATAGTACCAAGCTACAAAGCATGAAAAACTTCAATTATAACCAACCTGAATTAGAAAGagttttaattgataatgatttccATTGTCCTAATTGTGGTAAAGCAGATGTGTTTCTTGATTCAGTTATCCCTAATAAGGATTTAGAAGACAAGCTACAAGAATATGTGtcatcaaaagaaaaagaactCAATATAAAAGATCCAAGTAAACGTACAGCAGAGGAAATGAGTGCTGATGATAATTCAGGGGAACCTGATgctaaaaaacaaaaaattgctCCAGCTACTATCCAACCAGGAATGTTTCCTGTTGGTGTTATGCCACCAATGCCATTTGCCTTACCACCAGGAGTCCAGATTCCTCCTCCCCCTCCTCCTGGATTTGGAATGGTACCACCTCCACATTTTATGCCACCAACCCAGGTACAACAatttaataacaacaataacaacaatagtgGTGGTAATCCGCCCCAGTAA
- a CDS encoding subunit of the nuclear pore complex (NPC), putaitve (Similar to S. cerevisiae NUP120;~In S. cerevisiae: required for even distribution of NPCs around the nuclear envelope), with protein MDVSYSFTPLIGYKDSLIDQHVKLPLNYPIIDNNHIKTISTTPNNEFHKKIATTGKIIKLSKQSLVSAVSISVFNDMKTIVLTPMELQSNSIGFQFQNLIIDLPHSIFSTNCITFHYSNDHILIDLVDENYLFITLKIAIDKFIFGQQLTLDNFEEWGYISVPYSFELRSSPFFVKCLDNLNLIVSLKDGGLLHFKRDEDLGEITVFNFQEQGTLIPFLGFFGGGKRKEIVLDGVSSNSIVDVLQIGDVVITLSVNKVLKLWNLGGHQNLSTLAIADDDTWLPTIPSKYLKSYKQEDGKTIVSLFINTKSGDSSKSMFVFKSFELEGSNLNDLSDLSFQPELPNSVLFSSDVFYHESNFQNTIWFIQDYEIEVQIGQSQIKYYILWKSNTSSVLVEYTINSINGAILSIHISHPNGFEIDENISAYHDTEYYMDRIFDSGNYDSLIVLTSIQILSQHWEIDSNNTDMTTQTIRQLAIDAINSKAASDNTKSYWFKLQSLCEEFKNLSQETLSLSIFDNQILTLNVNGYGIYRKSAFFESFANQKLNSPDGKLMLIFNKFETFISRKSYHKLHQELLQFQKISANDITNLFTKHIEGKISTTEIQTILTDLEQIPGIVEIVKSLIGSSGFELVDVSIPSKSLGTFYKIATVMIFRNIMETHKTLLLDLVALFFICETNDQIVEFVNQIRSNLVQYNIMEVVFDTCLTSGVVETKNMGQVQNSIFWSSIVGTHSQLKRLIGSLQLNDGYEYFYNKVLCEDYLVDVIIELINNKEYFYLREKFLTKLNQEKIVEKFLVGLIYLFNNDAKSFYEIFHNYSKFQNFSENKIKKHLNKDENLQNFTEVLFSNPSKSQYYHGLSKLVQSQIKTNTSNKSQQEEHSFIEIASDLETLAIDNESNIVTREEFYLNLFELSLRISNYDITTKCLKNLTVSTSFKNLMTKFITKIISQSKLDIIFPATNDDDDDDFYRQHFSLIDSIIDKVAKDSNLSQSLKVYQYLYSWRLFGCVVEKSHNTELGDKRGAIEALYEFITRFRIENPSVGDVGRKVKLKILEIYMIILNLLKSFENNQDQWFLKNTKEIRSIVTLNDLKLEYLEWLKNLDEDISMFT; from the coding sequence ATGGATGTATCCTATTCATTTACACCTTTGATAGGATATAAAGATAGTTTGATTGATCAACATGTAAAATTACCTTTAAATTATCCCATCATTGACAACAACCATATCAAAACGATATCTACAACTcctaataatgaatttcaTAAGAAAATAGCTACTACAGGTaagattatcaaattatctAAACAATCTCTTGTTCTGGCGGTATCAATCTCGGTATTCAATGATATGAAAACAATTGTTTTAACACCAATGGAATTACAACTGAATAGTATTGgtttccaatttcaaaatttgattatagATTTACCtcattcaatattttctaCCAATTGTATCACTTTCCATTATAGTAATGATCatattttgattgatttagtcgatgaaaattatttgtttatcacTTTGAAAATTGCCATTgataaattcattttcgGGCAACAACTCACTttagataattttgaagaatGGGGGTATATTTCTGTTCCTTattcatttgaattgaGATCATCACCATTCTTTGTAAAATGTttagataatttgaatttgattgtttcTTTGAAAGATGGTGGATTGCTACATTTCAAAAGAGATGAAGATTTGGGTGAAATTACCGTGTTTAATTTCCAAGAACAAGGTACATTAATACCATTCTTGGgattttttggtggtgggaAACGGaaagaaattgttttaGATGGAGtttcttctaattcaaTCGTTGATGTTTTACAGATTGGTGATGTAGTGATTACTTTATCGGTTAATAAAGTGTTGAAACTTTGGAATCTTGGTGGACACCAAAACTTGTCAACATTAGCAATTGCAGATGACGATACATGGTTACCCACTATCCCTAGCAAGTATTTAAAGTCGTACAAACAAGAAGATGGGAAAACTATAGTATCACTATTTATCAACACCAAATCAGGCGATTCTTCAAAGAGTATGTTTgtattcaaatcatttgaattggAAGGTTCAAATTTAAACGATTTATCAGATCTTTCTTTCCAACCAGAACTCCCCAATTCAGTATTGTTTTCTTCTGACGTATTTTATCACGAATCAAACTTCCAAAACACTATTTGGTTCATTCAAgattatgaaattgaagttcAAATCGGGCAATCTCAGATCAAATATTATATCTTATGGAAATCCAACACTTCTTCAGTTTTAGTAGAGTATACGATAAATCTGATTAATGGTgcaattttatcaattcacATTTCCCATCCCAATGGCTTTGAAATTGACGAAAATATATCTGCATATCATGACACTGAATATTATATGGATAGAATATTTGATTCCGGGAACTATGAttctttaattgttttgacatcaattcaaatattaagTCAACATTGGGAAATTGATAGTAACAATACTGATATGACAACCCAAACGATTCGACAATTGGCTATAGATGCAATTAATTCTAAGGCAGCATCAGATAACACCAAAAGTTATTGGTTTAAATTACAATCTTTATGTgaagaattcaaaaatttgagTCAAGAaactttatcattatcaattttcgataatcaaattttgacTTTGAATGTTAATGGTTATGGTATATACCGTAAATCGGCATTTTTTGAATCTTTTGCTAATCAGAAATTGAATAGTCCTGATGGGAAATTAATgttgattttcaataaatttgagACCTTTATATCGCGTAAAAGTTATCATAAATTGCATCAAGAGTTGctccaatttcaaaaaatttcagCAAATGACATTACAAATCTTTTCACAAAACATATTGAAGGAAAGATATCTACTACTGAGATACAAACAATCTTAACGGATTTAGAACAAATTCCTGGTATTGTTGAAATAGTCAAATCGTTAATTGGAAGTTCTGGGTTTGAGTTAGTTGATGTCTCAATCCCAAGTAAAAGCCTTGGTACTTTTTATAAAATAGCTACAGTAATGATATTCAGGAACATTATGGAGACCCATAAGACATTGCTATTAGATTTAGTGgcattattttttatatgTGAAACTAATGATCAAATAGTTGAATTTGTGAACCAAATCCGGTCAAATTTGGTACAGTATAATATCATGGAAGTGGTTTTCGACACCTGTTTAACATCAGGTGTAGTTGAAACCAAGAATATGGGTCAAGTGCAGAATTCGATTTTTTGGTCATCCATTGTTGGTACCCATTCTCAATTAAAACGATTAATAGGGTCGTTACAATTAAATGATGGATACGAATATTTTTATAACAAAGTGTTATGTGAAGACTATTTAGTTGATGtgattattgaattgatcaacaacaaagaatatttctatttacgagaaaaatttttaacaaAGCTTAATCAAGAGAAAATTGTAGAGAAATTTTTGGTTGgtttaatatatttattcaataatgaTGCCAAATCATTCTACGAAATTTTCCATAATTATTCCAAGTTCCAAAATTTTtctgaaaataaaatcaaaaaacaTTTGAATAAAGATGAGAATTTACAGAATTTTACAGAggttttattttctaatCCTTCAAAATCTCAATATTATCATGGATTGTCTAAATTAGTTCAATCacaaatcaaaactaaCACTAGCAACAAAtcacaacaagaagaacaTAGTTTCATTGAAATTGCTTCAGATTTGGAAACTTTAGccattgataatgaatctAATATTGTTACAAGGGaagaattttatttaaatttatttgaattatctttaaggatttcaaattatgaTATTACTACGAaatgtttgaaaaatttaactGTTTCAACtagttttaaaaatttaatgaCAAAATTTATTACTAAAATTATTTCGCAACTGAAATTAGATATTATATTTCCTGCaactaatgatgatgatgatgatgatttttatCGTCaacatttttcattaatagattcaataattgataaagttgCCAAagattcaaatttatcacAATCATTGAaagtttatcaatatttatattcttgGAGATTATTTGGTTGTGTAGTTGAGAAAAGTCATAACACAGAATTAGGTGATAAAAGAGGAGCAATTGAAGCATTATATGAATTCATTACTAGATTCAGAATAGAAAATCCTAGTGTTGGTGATGTGGGAAGAAAagtgaaattgaaaatacttgaaatttatatgataattttgaatttattaaaaagttttgaaaataatcaagATCAAtggtttttgaaaaatactAAAGAAATAAGATCAATTGTTAcattaaatgatttgaaattagaaTATTTAGAAtggttgaaaaatttagatGAAGATATATCAATGTTTACATAG
- a CDS encoding TOR signalling pathway regulator, putative (Similar to S. cerevisiae TAP42;~In S. cerevisiae: negative regulator of the TOR signalling pathway), protein MEQLTVAERYKLAIQQYENLQNISERQDSVSYQNRLTKILSEFQLVLKLVEQLSLFSDNERIEEISTNYIPFLNLWYYIGELYTKLLMNKEGIIDLDYKSENLQTAKQFIFTYLENLTNYDILTLEQSKKFTILRKGQSYELSAMNKRQEKIDNFKKEQELLKKLSILNSKDDDINKFDEEIIRTIYLDQLKFFILKSFNLLESINMELQVLKNRPLKNFNSSTNLEINDSRLQTKINSKRDKDKDDEYGFTTKLESLPKLSYQVSDLINKSGKILQPFTITSQKQNLKEKVFGTGQVLPSMTVEEYLDYELANGKMLKNEVKDKPKNDDNDSDTEDSEVEEEKRRWDDWKDDNPKGSGNMKANIG, encoded by the coding sequence ATGGAACAATTGACAGTAGCAGAGAGATATAAATTGGCCATACAACAATATGAAAATTTACAGAATATATCTGAAAGACAAGACTCAGTATCATATCAAAATCGTTTAACGAAAATTCTTTCTGAATTTCAATTAGTTCTAAAACTTGTGGaacaattatcattatttagTGATAATGAACGAATAGAAGAAATATCTACTAATTATATtccatttttaaatttgtGGTATTATATTGGGGAATTATATACTAAATTGTTAATGAACAAAGAAggaattattgatttggattATAAATCAGAAAATTTACAAACTGCcaaacaatttatatttacaTATTTAGAAAATTTAACCAATTACGATATATTAACTTTGGAACAATCTAAAAAATTTACCATTTTACGTAAAGGACAATCATATGAATTAAGTGCTATGAATAAACgtcaagaaaaaattgataatttcaaaaaggaacaagaattattgaaaaaattatctaTTCTTAATCTgaaagatgatgatataaataaatttgatgaagaaattataaGGACGATTTATTtagatcaattgaaatttttcattttaaaatcatttaatttattagaatCTATAAATATGGAGTTACAAGTATTAAAGAATCGTCCTcttaaaaatttcaattcatctactaatttagaaattaatgattcaaggttacaaacaaaaatcaattctaAAAGAGATAAAGACAAAGATGATGAGTATGGGTTTACGACAAAATTAGAATCATTACCGAAATTATCATATCAAGTTTctgatttaataaataaactgGGGAAAATTTTACAACCATTTACAATCACTTCTCAAAAGCAAAACCTAAAGGAAAAAGTGTTTGGAACTGGTCAAGTATTACCTTCTATGACAGTTGAAGAATATTTAGATTATGAATTGGCTAATGGGAAAATGTTAAAAAATGAAGTAAAAGATAAACctaaaaatgatgataatgatagtGATACAGAAGATTCtgaagttgaagaagaaaaaagacGTTGGGATGATTGGAAAGATGATAATCCTAAAGGTTCAGGTAATATGAAAGCCAATAttggttaa
- a CDS encoding transcription initiation factor IIA (TFIIA) small subunit, putative (Similar to S. cerevisiae TOA2): MSAPAYYELYRRSTIGVTLMDALDTLISDEKIQPQLANRILINFDRIIAENLKNENIVGKSKLIFKGDLDTYRFCDDVWTFIIKNVIIKLNDVSKDNNNNSNDKDSGDLELNVDKFKIVACNSRKAGEM; this comes from the coding sequence ATGTCAGCACCAGCTTATTATGAGTTATATAGAAGATCAACTATAGGAGTAACTTTAATGGATGCATTAGATACATTAATTTCTGatgaaaaaattcaacCTCAATTAGCTAATagaattttaattaattttgatcGAATTATAGctgaaaatttgaaaaatgaaaatattgttggtaaatctaaattaatttttaaagGTGATTTAGATACTTATCGATTTTGTGATGATGTTTGgacatttattattaaaaatgtcattattaaattgaatgatgtatcaaaagataataataataatagtaatgatAAAGATAGTGGTGATTTAGAATTaaatgttgataaattcaaaattgttGCTTGTAATTCTAGAAAAGCTGGTGAGATGTAA